A single genomic interval of Nonomuraea rubra harbors:
- the paaC gene encoding 1,2-phenylacetyl-CoA epoxidase subunit PaaC, with the protein MSDEHGSVFDGLLGGDSSQWAFGTDFEDPLAGVDTTTPGGVDPAELATYCLMLGDDALIMSQRLSEWCSRAPDLEEDIALANIALDLLGQARLLLARAAAADPGVVPALPEGSPVPPEDALAFFRDDREFRNVRLAEVANGDFAHVVVRLLLFSTARLALLERLRTSRDQVLAAVAAKGVKEVAYHRDWAGRWFLTLARGTEESNRRLLAALDLLWPLQGELVGAHPLERSLAGSGVGVDPASMREEVDAVLDQVLTVSGVPRPERAPLAGVGGRTGRDGLHTEALSRLLAEMQVVARAHPSGRW; encoded by the coding sequence ATGAGCGACGAACACGGCAGCGTCTTCGACGGCCTGCTCGGCGGCGACTCCTCCCAGTGGGCCTTCGGCACCGACTTCGAGGACCCGCTGGCCGGCGTCGACACCACGACACCCGGCGGCGTGGACCCGGCCGAGCTGGCCACGTACTGCCTGATGCTCGGAGACGACGCGCTGATCATGTCGCAGCGCCTGTCGGAGTGGTGCAGCCGCGCGCCCGACCTGGAAGAGGACATCGCGCTCGCGAACATCGCCCTGGACCTGCTCGGACAGGCCCGCCTGCTGCTGGCCCGCGCCGCCGCCGCCGACCCCGGCGTGGTGCCCGCCCTGCCCGAGGGCTCACCGGTGCCGCCGGAGGACGCGCTCGCCTTCTTCCGCGACGACCGCGAGTTCAGGAACGTGCGGCTGGCCGAGGTGGCCAACGGGGACTTCGCGCACGTCGTGGTCCGGTTGCTGCTGTTCTCCACGGCCCGGCTGGCGCTGCTGGAGCGGTTGCGGACGAGCCGTGACCAGGTGCTGGCGGCGGTGGCGGCCAAGGGCGTCAAGGAGGTCGCCTACCACCGGGACTGGGCCGGGCGATGGTTCCTCACGCTGGCGCGTGGCACCGAGGAGTCCAACCGCAGGCTCCTCGCGGCCCTCGACCTGCTGTGGCCGCTGCAGGGCGAGCTGGTCGGCGCGCACCCGCTCGAACGTTCCCTGGCGGGGTCGGGCGTCGGCGTGGATCCCGCGTCAATGCGCGAGGAGGTGGACGCCGTCCTCGACCAGGTGCTCACCGTCAGCGGCGTCCCCCGTCCCGAGCGCGCGCCCCTGGCGGGCGTCGGCGGCCGGACGGGCCGCGACGGCCTGCACACCGAGGCCCTGAGCCGCCTGCTCGCCGAGATGCAGGTGGTCGCCCGCGCCCACCCGAGCGGGCGCTGGTGA
- the paaB gene encoding 1,2-phenylacetyl-CoA epoxidase subunit PaaB: MSGDRREWPLYEVFVRGKRGLNHVHVGSLHAPDDTMALRHARDVYTRRNEGVSIWVVRADAITASSPDEKDPLFGPNGDKVYRHPTFYDIPADVPHM; encoded by the coding sequence ATGAGCGGCGACCGGCGGGAGTGGCCGCTCTACGAGGTGTTCGTCCGCGGCAAGCGCGGCCTCAACCACGTGCACGTCGGATCGCTGCACGCCCCGGACGACACGATGGCCCTGCGGCACGCCCGCGACGTCTACACCCGCCGCAACGAGGGGGTCAGCATCTGGGTCGTACGCGCCGACGCCATCACGGCCTCCAGCCCGGACGAGAAGGACCCGCTGTTCGGCCCGAACGGCGACAAGGTCTACCGGCACCCCACGTTCTACGACATCCCCGCCGACGTCCCGCACATGTGA
- the paaA gene encoding 1,2-phenylacetyl-CoA epoxidase subunit PaaA — protein MTTIPAEPELQAAFDATIDRHDRIEPRDWMPDAYRKTLVRQIAQHAHSEIIGMQPEGNWIGRAPSLRRKAILLAKVQDEAGHGLYLYSACETLGVSRAELTELLLTGRQKYSSIFNYPTLSYADVGTIGWLVDGAAICNQVPLCRTSYGPYGRAMIRICKEESFHQRQGYELLMTMMRGTAEQRAMVQESVDRFWWPSLMMFGPPDAQSPNSERSMAWGIKRNSNDELREKFVDMTVPQADALGVTLPDPDLRWNEERGHYDFGEPDWRELAAVIRGDGPCNAQRLAHRRAAHEEGAWVREAATAFAAREAAAREGTAREAAAREGSEVVR, from the coding sequence ATGACGACGATCCCGGCGGAGCCGGAGCTGCAGGCCGCGTTCGACGCGACCATCGACCGCCATGACCGGATCGAGCCCCGTGACTGGATGCCGGACGCCTACCGCAAGACGCTCGTCCGCCAGATCGCCCAGCACGCGCACTCCGAGATCATCGGCATGCAGCCCGAGGGCAACTGGATCGGCCGCGCGCCGTCCCTGCGGCGCAAGGCGATCCTGCTGGCCAAGGTGCAGGACGAGGCGGGGCACGGGCTCTATCTGTACTCCGCGTGCGAGACCCTGGGCGTCTCCCGCGCCGAGCTGACCGAGTTGCTGCTCACCGGCAGGCAGAAATATTCCTCGATCTTCAACTACCCGACGCTGTCGTACGCCGACGTCGGCACGATCGGGTGGCTCGTGGACGGGGCCGCGATCTGCAACCAGGTGCCGCTCTGCCGCACCTCCTACGGCCCTTACGGCCGAGCCATGATCCGTATCTGCAAGGAGGAGTCCTTCCACCAGCGACAGGGGTACGAGCTGCTCATGACCATGATGCGGGGGACGGCCGAGCAGCGGGCCATGGTGCAGGAGTCGGTCGACCGGTTCTGGTGGCCGTCGCTGATGATGTTCGGGCCGCCGGACGCGCAGTCGCCCAACAGCGAGCGGTCGATGGCGTGGGGCATCAAGCGCAACTCCAACGACGAGCTGCGGGAGAAGTTCGTGGACATGACCGTCCCGCAGGCCGACGCGCTCGGCGTGACGCTGCCGGACCCCGATCTGCGCTGGAACGAGGAGCGCGGGCACTACGACTTCGGCGAGCCCGACTGGCGCGAGCTGGCCGCCGTCATCCGGGGTGACGGGCCGTGCAACGCGCAGCGGCTGGCGCACCGCCGGGCCGCCCACGAGGAGGGCGCCTGGGTACGCGAGGCCGCCACCGCCTTCGCCGCCCGCGAAGCCGCGGCGCGCGAGGGCACCGCACGCGAAGCCGCCGCCCGCGAGGGATCGGAGGTCGTCCGATGA
- the paaZ gene encoding phenylacetic acid degradation bifunctional protein PaaZ: MSALLESYAAGRWFRAADDGEPLLDAATGEEVARISSRGLDVAAMVGHARDTGGPAVRALTFHERAALLKSLAKHLLERKEELYALSVRTGATARDTAVDVDGGIGTLFSYGSKGVRELPNDTVVLDGGLERLGKGGTFAGQHLYTSRPGVAVQINAFNFPVWGMLEKLAPAFLAGLPTIVKPASQTAYLTELAVRQIIESGILPEGTLQLLAGSAGGLLDELTIQDSVAFTGSAHTAGILRRHPNVLDDGVALNVEADSLNCSILGPDVRPDDPEFDLFVKGVVTEMTVKAGQKCTAIRRVLVPAALAGQVVDALADRLGKVSVGDPRNPDVRMGALASLGQREEVRKAVEALLASAEVVFGDPKGAGLLDGDPERGAFMTPLVLRARPGAVEPHDVEPFGPVSTVIGYDGLDEAVALAARGRGSLVASVATHDPAVARSVVLGLAPWHGRVLVLDRDDAKESTGHGSPLPVLVHGGPGRAGGGEELGGIRGVLHHMQRTAVQASPDQLTAITGRWTTGSARAESGVHPFRKSLAELRIGDTIASAPRTVSLADIDHFAEFTGDTFYAHTDPEAAARNPLFGGIVAHGYLVVSLAAGLFVDPAPGPVLANFGVDSLRFLTPVKAGDTIAVTLTVKQITPRSNADYGEVRWDAVVTNQEDQPVATYDVLTLVAKTWDAR; this comes from the coding sequence GTGAGCGCGCTGCTGGAGAGCTACGCCGCCGGACGATGGTTCCGCGCGGCGGACGACGGTGAACCGCTGCTCGACGCCGCCACGGGCGAGGAGGTCGCGCGGATCTCGAGCCGGGGGCTGGACGTCGCGGCCATGGTCGGGCACGCCAGGGACACCGGCGGCCCCGCCGTGCGAGCCCTGACCTTCCACGAGCGGGCGGCCCTGCTCAAGTCCCTGGCCAAGCACCTGCTGGAGCGCAAGGAGGAGCTGTACGCGCTGTCCGTGCGCACCGGCGCCACCGCCCGCGACACCGCGGTGGACGTCGACGGCGGCATCGGCACCCTGTTCAGCTACGGGAGCAAGGGCGTCAGGGAGCTGCCGAACGACACGGTCGTCCTCGACGGCGGCCTGGAGCGCCTGGGCAAGGGCGGCACGTTCGCCGGCCAGCACCTCTACACCTCCCGGCCGGGCGTGGCCGTCCAGATCAACGCCTTCAACTTCCCCGTCTGGGGCATGCTGGAGAAGCTCGCCCCCGCCTTCCTGGCCGGCCTGCCCACGATCGTCAAGCCCGCGAGCCAGACCGCGTACCTCACCGAGCTGGCCGTCCGGCAGATCATCGAGTCCGGGATCCTGCCGGAGGGCACGCTGCAGCTCCTCGCCGGCTCGGCCGGCGGGCTGCTCGACGAGCTGACGATCCAGGACTCCGTGGCGTTCACCGGCTCGGCGCACACGGCGGGCATCCTGCGCCGCCACCCGAACGTGCTCGACGACGGCGTGGCGCTCAACGTCGAGGCAGACTCGCTCAACTGCTCGATCCTCGGCCCCGACGTGCGGCCGGACGATCCGGAGTTCGACCTGTTCGTCAAGGGGGTCGTCACCGAGATGACGGTCAAGGCCGGGCAGAAGTGCACGGCCATCCGCCGCGTGCTCGTCCCCGCGGCGCTGGCCGGCCAGGTGGTCGACGCGCTCGCCGACCGGCTCGGCAAGGTGAGCGTCGGCGACCCGCGCAACCCCGACGTGCGGATGGGCGCGCTGGCCAGCCTCGGCCAGCGCGAGGAGGTGCGCAAGGCCGTCGAGGCGCTGCTGGCGAGCGCCGAGGTGGTCTTCGGGGACCCCAAGGGCGCGGGCCTGCTCGACGGCGACCCCGAGCGCGGCGCGTTCATGACCCCGCTCGTGCTGCGCGCGCGGCCCGGAGCCGTCGAGCCGCACGACGTGGAGCCGTTCGGCCCGGTCAGCACGGTGATCGGCTACGACGGCCTGGACGAGGCGGTCGCGCTCGCCGCCAGGGGCAGGGGCAGCCTCGTGGCCTCCGTCGCCACCCACGACCCCGCCGTGGCCCGCTCCGTCGTGCTCGGGCTCGCGCCGTGGCACGGCCGCGTGCTCGTCCTCGACAGGGACGACGCCAAGGAGTCCACCGGGCACGGCTCCCCGCTGCCCGTCCTCGTGCACGGCGGCCCCGGCCGGGCCGGCGGCGGCGAGGAGCTGGGCGGGATCCGCGGGGTGCTGCACCACATGCAGCGAACCGCCGTCCAGGCGTCCCCCGACCAGCTCACCGCCATCACCGGCAGGTGGACGACGGGGTCCGCGCGCGCCGAGTCCGGCGTGCATCCGTTCCGCAAGTCGCTGGCCGAGCTGCGGATCGGCGACACGATCGCCTCCGCGCCGCGCACGGTGTCGCTCGCCGACATCGACCACTTCGCCGAGTTCACCGGCGACACGTTCTACGCGCACACCGACCCAGAGGCGGCCGCGCGCAACCCGCTGTTCGGCGGCATCGTCGCCCACGGCTACCTGGTCGTGTCGCTGGCAGCCGGGCTCTTCGTCGACCCGGCGCCCGGCCCCGTGCTGGCCAACTTCGGCGTCGACTCGCTGCGCTTCCTCACCCCGGTCAAGGCCGGCGACACCATCGCCGTGACGCTGACCGTCAAGCAGATCACCCCGCGCAGCAACGCCGACTACGGCGAGGTCCGCTGGGACGCCGTCGTGACCAACCAGGAGGACCAGCCGGTGGCCACCTACGACGTGCTCACGCTGGTCGCCAAGACCTGGGACGCGCGGTGA
- a CDS encoding enoyl-CoA hydratase/isomerase family protein — MNGAPVAVERDGAVAVVTLNRPERRNALDAKTKAALRGALEDVAADAAVRAVLLTGAGGAFCAGQDLAEHAAALRGDPAHAFDTVEEDYAPVVRLLATMDKPVVAAVNGTCVGAGLALALACDLRVLAEDAVFGTAFSAIGLTCDSGLSATLTRSVGEARARELVLLAEPFGAEQAVAWGIAGRVVPRDEVGAEGRALAARLAAGPTAAYAESKRLIAQAWERDLGATLAAEARAQARLGLTADHAGAVEAFLAKRKPVFEGR; from the coding sequence GTGAACGGGGCTCCGGTCGCCGTCGAGCGCGACGGCGCCGTGGCGGTCGTGACGCTGAACCGTCCGGAGCGGCGCAACGCGCTGGACGCCAAGACCAAGGCGGCGCTGCGCGGCGCGCTGGAGGACGTCGCCGCCGACGCCGCCGTCAGGGCCGTGCTGCTGACGGGGGCGGGCGGCGCGTTCTGCGCCGGGCAGGACCTGGCGGAGCACGCGGCGGCGCTGCGCGGCGATCCCGCGCACGCGTTCGACACCGTCGAGGAGGACTACGCGCCCGTCGTCCGGCTGCTGGCCACGATGGACAAGCCGGTCGTCGCGGCCGTCAACGGCACCTGCGTGGGCGCGGGGCTGGCCCTCGCGCTGGCCTGCGACCTGCGGGTGCTCGCCGAGGACGCGGTCTTCGGTACGGCGTTCAGCGCGATCGGCCTGACCTGCGACTCCGGGCTCTCGGCGACGCTCACCCGATCGGTCGGCGAGGCACGGGCCAGGGAGCTGGTCCTGCTCGCGGAGCCGTTCGGCGCGGAGCAGGCGGTCGCGTGGGGCATCGCCGGGAGGGTGGTGCCGCGCGACGAGGTCGGCGCGGAGGGCCGGGCACTGGCGGCCAGGCTCGCGGCCGGGCCGACCGCCGCCTACGCGGAGTCCAAGCGGCTCATCGCGCAGGCGTGGGAGCGGGACCTCGGCGCCACGCTGGCGGCCGAGGCCCGGGCCCAGGCCCGCCTGGGCCTGACCGCCGACCACGCCGGCGCGGTGGAGGCGTTCCTGGCCAAGCGCAAACCCGTCTTCGAGGGCCGCTGA
- a CDS encoding M23 family metallopeptidase, with product MPKIGKLALPPALALAAALLAQPASADPVEALATTHKSPFNCGKTFNANNWTPGHSPSGSLDWQDYGGDGINGETVRATAAGTAYFYDAGNTSYGKWIEIRHGDGTRTRYAHLATMARAAGGSMSVGQGTAIGTVGSTGGSTAPHLHYEQRTSTGAVDTSPTVDGVTVSLGQKKAITSTNSCGGNPYTPEEVCGGGYAVIDSAALTGGRTYLLYNSGNGNNCVVTLKTTNVGSPSSMSAFLEPEGASRTTNAGSFSYYAGPVVRSAPGQCVKWGGSIGSSSYTSPFEHCG from the coding sequence CCTGCCCTCGCCCTCGCTGCGGCGCTGCTTGCCCAGCCCGCGTCCGCGGACCCCGTCGAGGCCCTGGCCACCACCCACAAGAGTCCGTTCAACTGCGGAAAGACGTTCAACGCGAACAACTGGACCCCCGGCCACAGCCCCTCGGGCTCGCTCGACTGGCAGGACTACGGGGGCGACGGCATCAACGGTGAGACCGTACGCGCCACCGCCGCCGGCACCGCGTACTTCTACGACGCGGGCAACACCAGCTACGGCAAGTGGATCGAGATCCGCCACGGCGACGGCACCCGAACCCGCTACGCCCACCTCGCCACCATGGCGCGGGCGGCCGGCGGCTCGATGAGCGTCGGCCAGGGCACCGCGATCGGCACGGTCGGCTCGACCGGCGGCTCCACCGCCCCGCACCTGCACTACGAGCAGCGAACCTCGACCGGAGCGGTGGACACCAGCCCCACCGTTGACGGCGTGACCGTGTCCCTGGGCCAGAAGAAGGCCATCACCAGCACGAACTCGTGCGGCGGCAACCCGTACACGCCCGAGGAGGTCTGCGGCGGCGGCTACGCGGTCATCGACTCGGCCGCGCTCACGGGCGGGCGCACCTACCTGCTCTACAACTCGGGCAACGGCAACAACTGCGTCGTGACGCTGAAGACGACGAACGTCGGATCCCCGTCGTCGATGTCGGCGTTCCTGGAGCCGGAAGGCGCGAGCAGGACGACGAACGCGGGCAGCTTCAGCTACTACGCGGGGCCTGTCGTGCGGTCCGCTCCCGGGCAGTGCGTCAAGTGGGGCGGCTCCATCGGGAGCAGCTCGTACACCAGCCCCTTCGAGCACTGCGGCTAG